TCGCCGACACCGCCGACCTGCTCACCGCCGGCGGCCGGATCACCGGCCTGATCGCCGGCTACCTGCTGCTGGTGCAGGTGCTGGCGATGAGCCGGCTCGGCGTGCTGGAACGCACGCTCGGCGGCGAGCGGATCTCCCGACTGCACCGGGACGTCGGCGCGACGCTGCTGGTGGCGGTGCTCACCCACATGTCCCTGCTGGTGGTGGGCTACGCCCGGCAGGAACGCAACTCCGTGTACGGCGAGGTCGGCGCGCTGCTGACCGACTACGAGGACATGCTCTCCGCGTTCGCGGCAGCAGGCGTCCTGGTGCTCGTCGGGTTCACCGCGGTCCGCGGCGTGCGCCGCCGGCTGCCCTACGAACTCTGGTACGTCCTGCACCTGACCAGCTATCTCGCGCTGCTGCTCGGCTACGCGCACCAGTTCAGCAACGGCGCCCAGCTCTACGAGCCCGGCCCGGTGCGCATCGGCTGGATCGGCGCGTACCTGCTGGTGGTGGCCGCGCTGCTGTGGGGCCGGGTGATCGCGCCGCTGGCGTTCAACCTGCGGCACCGGCTGCGGGTGGCGGACGTGGTGGCGGAGAGCCCGGACACCATCTCGATCTACCTGACCGGGCACCGGCTCAACCAGATCGACCTGCTCGGCGGCCAGTACTTCCGCTGGCGTTTCCTCAACCCCGGCTGCTGGATGGAGTCGCACCCGTTCTCGGTCTCCGCGGCGGCCAACGGCCGGTGGCTGCGGCTCACCGTGAAGGTCGTCGGCAAGCACACCGCCGAGCTGCGGGACCTTACCCCGGGCACCCGGGCCTGGGCCGAGGGCCCGTTCGGCACGGTCACCGCCGCGCACCGCACCCGCGAGCGGGCCCTGCTCATCGCCGGTGGCAGCGGCATCGCGCCGTTGCGGGCGATGCTTGAGGAACTGCCGCCGGGCGCGGCGCTGATCTACCGCGCACGCCAGCCCGCCGACGTGCTGCTGCACCGGGAGCTGGACTGGCTCGCCCAGGCCCGGCAGACCTCGGTCTGGTACGTCATCGGCCGCCGCGACGACCCCGGGCCGCGCCAGGTGATGAACCCAGAAGGGCTGCGCCGGCTGGTGCCGGACCTGATCCGGCGCGACGTCTACCTGTGCGGGCCGAGCGGCCTGGTCGACGAGTCCGTCAGGGTGTTGCGGGCGGCGGGCGTGCCCCGCCGCCAGATCCACCTCACCGCGTTCGAGCTG
The genomic region above belongs to Micromonospora sp. WMMD1128 and contains:
- a CDS encoding ferredoxin reductase family protein — encoded protein: MTYQDTHAAGRRTGHPAPYGGRPAAPVPPGRPRRGPGGRRVLTAAFWLGLVAAVLPWWLDTPAGSLADTADLLTAGGRITGLIAGYLLLVQVLAMSRLGVLERTLGGERISRLHRDVGATLLVAVLTHMSLLVVGYARQERNSVYGEVGALLTDYEDMLSAFAAAGVLVLVGFTAVRGVRRRLPYELWYVLHLTSYLALLLGYAHQFSNGAQLYEPGPVRIGWIGAYLLVVAALLWGRVIAPLAFNLRHRLRVADVVAESPDTISIYLTGHRLNQIDLLGGQYFRWRFLNPGCWMESHPFSVSAAANGRWLRLTVKVVGKHTAELRDLTPGTRAWAEGPFGTVTAAHRTRERALLIAGGSGIAPLRAMLEELPPGAALIYRARQPADVLLHRELDWLAQARQTSVWYVIGRRDDPGPRQVMNPEGLRRLVPDLIRRDVYLCGPSGLVDESVRVLRAAGVPRRQIHLTAFEL